A single region of the Oncorhynchus keta strain PuntledgeMale-10-30-2019 chromosome 4, Oket_V2, whole genome shotgun sequence genome encodes:
- the LOC118372515 gene encoding protein FAM110B-like, with translation MPTEMLQSEGVGKDVTLPAATAGPAQPGAVPLRILNKGPEYFRRQAAEQHQPHRMSAVERLEADKAKYVKSQEVINAKQEPVTAALLLPSPPGPPGGPAYGPKRAGSSPALKASNKNNGKSDVGQAKRANLNLEILRNLLNSSESCMAGQGNGERSWAPQRSRSSELHRRSFAESLRVFPTQGANLNLSASLLQERPVEGLLHLSLSSSDLRLPLRVKPGISGGSGPPPPSKPHASVPRRPSLNRSKSDLSERYARAGADVERFFNYCGLDPGELEGLGVVESFARANSDLLSLNFRSASMISSDCERSLHSNDNLTDDADSAERVPYGISAVERNARVIKWLYSIKHARESQKVSHV, from the coding sequence ATGCCCACGGAGATGCTTCAGTCAGAAGGCGTGGGCAAGGATGTCACCCTACCTGCTGCCACAGCCGGCCCGGCTCAACCCGGCGCGGTGCCATTGCGGATCCTCaacaaggggcctgaatacttccGCAGGCAGGCCGCAGAGCAGCACCAACCCCATCGTATGAGCGCCGTGGAGAGGCTGGAGGCGGACAAGGCCAAGTACGTGAAGAGCCAAGAGGTGATCAACGCCAAGCAGGAGCCTGTGACGGCTGCTCTACTCCTGCCCAGCCCTCCTGGACCCCCTGGTGGCCCTGCATATGGTCCCAAGAGAGCTGGCAGCAGCCCTGCCCTCAAAGCCTCCAACAAAAACAACGGTAAATCTGATGTGGGCCAAGCCAAGCGTGCCAACCTCAATTTAGAGATCCTGCGGAATCTTCTCAACAGTTCAGAGAGTTGCATGGCGGGCCAGGGGAATggggagaggagctgggcccCACAGCGCTCCCGGTCCAGCGAGCTTCACCGCCGCTCCTTTGCTGAGTCGCTGCGGGTGTTCCCCACGCAGGGTGCCAACCTCAACCTGAGCGCCAGCCTCCTGCAGGAGCGGCCTGTCGAGGGCCTGCTGCACCTCTCACTCAGCTCCTCAGACTTGCGCTTGCCCCTCCGTGTGAAACCCGGCATTAGCGGTGGCTCCGGCCCGCCCCCGCCATCCAAACCCCATGCCTCTGTTCCCCGGAGACCATCCCTGAACCGATCCAAATCTGACCTGAGTGAGCGCTATGCCCGGGCAGGCGCTGACGTGGAGCGCTTCTTTAACTACTGTGGGCTGGACCCCGGGGAGCTGGAGGGCCTCGGTGTGGTGGAGAGCTTTGCCCGGGCCAACTCGGACCTCCTCTCCCTCAACTTCCGCAGCGCCAGCATGATCAGCTCCGACTGCGAGCGATCGCTGCATAGCAACGACAACCTGACAGACGACGCGGACTCGGCTGAGCGCGTCCCCTACGGAATATCTGCCGTCGAGCGCAATGCACGCGTTATCAAATGGCTGTATAGCATCAAACATGCACGAGAGTCTCAGAAAGTCTCCCATGTTTGA